From Peromyscus eremicus chromosome 3, PerEre_H2_v1, whole genome shotgun sequence, one genomic window encodes:
- the LOC131905965 gene encoding N-acetyltransferase 8-like, translating to MAPYHIRTYQERDRKRVLELFSMGMEEHIPATFRHLLKLPRTILLLLGVPLATVLVSGSWLLAVVCIVFLLLFLRFLAGQPWKNYVSMCLHTDMADITKSYLSVSGSGFWVAESGGQVVGTVAAQPVKDPPLGRKQLELFRLSVSSQHRGQGMAKALVRTVLQFARDQGYSDVVLETTIIQQGAVSLYESMGFQKTGLFLVGGIVRRVIDFFVIRFKYPLPSAQEPRL from the coding sequence ATGGCTCCTTATCACATCCGCACGTACCAGGAGAGGGACCGCAAAAGGGTGCTGGAATTGTTCTCCATGGGCATGGAAGAGCACATCCCTGCCACCTTCCGCCACCTGCTGAAACTGCCCCGAACCATCCTGCTATTACTTGGGGTGCCTCTTGCCAcagtcctggtgtctggctcctggctcctggcTGTTGTATGCATcgtctttctgcttctcttcttgCGGTTCCTTGCCGGCCAGCCCTGGAAGAATTATGTGTCCATGTGTTTGCACACAGACATGGCTGACATCACTAAGTCCTACCTGAGTGTGTCTGGGTCAGGTTTCTGGGTGGCTGAGTCTGGGGGACAGGTAGTGGGGACAGTGGCTGCTCAGCCGGTCAAGGATCCTCCATTAGGGAGGAAGCAGCTGGAGCTTTTTCGCCTGTCTGTGTCCTCACAGCATCGAGGACAGGGGATGGCGAAAGCCCTGGTCAGAACTGTCCTCCAGTTTGCACGGGACCAGGGCTACAGTGACGTTGTCCTTGAGACCACTATCATACAGCAAGGtgctgtgagcctctatgagtcTATGGGATTCCAAAAGACAGGCCTATTCTTAGTGGGTGGCATTGTCAGAAgagtcattgatttttttgtaattCGTTTTAAGTACCCACTCCCTTCTGCTCAGGAACCCAGACTTTGA